One Thalassospira marina DNA window includes the following coding sequences:
- the rpmF gene encoding 50S ribosomal protein L32 produces MAVPKSKVTKSRQGMRRSHHKLAAGSYREDKETGELHRPHHVDLKTGMYRGRQVIEPKM; encoded by the coding sequence ATGGCAGTGCCAAAAAGTAAAGTGACCAAGTCCCGTCAGGGCATGCGTCGCTCACATCACAAGCTCGCCGCGGGCTCGTACCGCGAAGACAAAGAAACCGGCGAACTGCATCGCCCGCACCACGTTGACCTGAAGACCGGTATGTACCGTGGTCGTCAGGTCATCGAACCGAAGATGTAA
- a CDS encoding CobW family GTP-binding protein: MAIRDEQNERIATTVITGFLGSGKTTLLNALLAHEDMRNTAVLINEFGEIGLDHLLVQEVSEDVVLLNSGCICCSVRGDLISGLRDLFIRRTRGEVAPFDRVVIETTGLADPAPILHTLMTDPLLTNKFRLDSVVSTVDGVYGSKQLDDHVESVKQAAVADRILITKADLATDENLQALETRLHCLNPAAPLYRVHMGKVEPKKLFNAGLYNPETKSLDVQKWLREEAYAGNDDGHTHDHHHSHEHEHEHEHEGHHTHHHDVNRHDDHISSFCLTFDEPLHWDAFVTWAEIFTQMRGENLLRIKGILNLVGEECPVAIHAVQHIFHPPATLPAWPSDDHRSKLVFITRDLGPDVIRQSLLQLNAAVAETSGADAEKHG; encoded by the coding sequence ATGGCGATCAGGGATGAACAGAACGAACGCATTGCCACAACGGTCATTACCGGCTTTTTGGGCAGCGGCAAAACCACCCTGTTAAACGCCCTGCTGGCGCATGAAGACATGCGCAATACTGCCGTACTGATTAATGAATTTGGCGAAATTGGCCTGGATCATTTGCTGGTTCAGGAAGTTTCCGAAGATGTGGTGCTGCTTAATTCGGGCTGTATTTGCTGTTCGGTGCGGGGTGACCTAATTAGCGGGCTGCGTGACCTGTTTATTCGCCGTACCCGGGGCGAAGTGGCCCCGTTTGACCGGGTGGTGATTGAAACCACCGGCCTTGCCGACCCGGCCCCGATCCTGCACACCCTGATGACAGACCCGCTTCTGACCAATAAATTCCGCCTGGATAGCGTGGTCAGCACGGTCGATGGCGTATATGGCAGCAAGCAGCTTGATGACCATGTTGAAAGCGTGAAACAGGCGGCCGTGGCCGACCGCATCCTGATTACCAAGGCCGACCTGGCAACAGATGAAAACCTGCAAGCCCTTGAAACACGCCTGCATTGCCTGAACCCCGCCGCCCCGCTTTACCGGGTGCATATGGGCAAGGTGGAACCCAAAAAGCTGTTTAATGCCGGGCTTTATAACCCCGAAACCAAATCGCTTGATGTGCAGAAATGGCTGCGTGAAGAAGCCTATGCCGGGAATGATGATGGACATACTCATGACCATCATCACAGCCATGAACATGAACATGAACATGAACATGAAGGCCACCACACCCATCACCATGATGTAAACCGCCATGATGACCATATTTCATCATTTTGCCTGACATTTGATGAACCGCTGCATTGGGATGCGTTCGTGACCTGGGCCGAGATTTTCACCCAGATGCGCGGAGAGAATCTGTTGCGCATAAAAGGCATCCTGAACCTGGTTGGCGAGGAATGCCCGGTCGCAATCCATGCAGTGCAACATATATTTCATCCACCTGCGACCCTGCCCGCCTGGCCCAGCGACGATCACCGTTCCAAACTGGTTTTTATTACCCGTGATCTGGGGCCAGATGTCATTCGCCAGTCGCTGCTGCAATTAAATGCGGCGGTTGCTGAAACATCCGGGGCGGACGCAGAAAAACACGGCTAA
- a CDS encoding YitT family protein produces MNAPMHASRETVGRDNDGDNGGTAPKTDTGTAQIAHRKYEDALALVLGTMIVSLGVTLYSQAILITGSTAGAALLIHHASGLGFGIVFFALNLPFYWLSFKRMGWEFTLKTFIAVGLVSAFSRLTPMWISIENLHPLYAALIGGGLMGVGLLMLFRHRAGLGGINILALYLQEHHGIRAGYFQLAIDTCIMVCALFILPFDKVLLSLAGAAILNLIIALNHRPGRYFTAR; encoded by the coding sequence ATGAACGCACCTATGCACGCCAGCCGGGAAACGGTCGGTAGAGATAACGATGGTGATAACGGCGGCACTGCACCCAAAACCGACACAGGCACCGCCCAGATTGCGCATCGCAAATATGAAGATGCCTTGGCGCTGGTGCTGGGCACCATGATTGTGTCACTGGGTGTGACGCTGTATTCGCAGGCCATTTTAATTACTGGCAGTACAGCAGGTGCCGCCCTTCTGATCCATCATGCCAGCGGCCTTGGCTTTGGCATTGTATTTTTTGCCCTTAACCTGCCGTTTTACTGGCTGTCCTTTAAACGGATGGGATGGGAATTTACCCTTAAAACCTTTATCGCGGTTGGGCTGGTGTCGGCCTTTTCGCGCCTGACCCCAATGTGGATCAGCATTGAAAACCTGCATCCGCTTTATGCCGCGCTGATTGGCGGCGGCCTGATGGGTGTTGGCCTGCTGATGCTGTTTCGTCACCGCGCCGGTTTGGGGGGCATCAATATCCTTGCCCTTTATTTGCAGGAACATCACGGCATTCGCGCAGGCTATTTTCAGCTCGCGATTGATACCTGCATCATGGTTTGCGCGCTGTTTATCCTGCCTTTTGACAAGGTTTTGTTATCGCTTGCGGGTGCAGCCATTTTAAACCTGATCATAGCACTGAACCACCGGCCAGGGCGCTATTTTACGGCGCGCTAA
- the hisI gene encoding phosphoribosyl-AMP cyclohydrolase gives MSNNFAAIADRLKFNEQGLIPAIAQQHDSGEVLMMAWMNRDAVIETLSTGRVCYFSRSRGKLWRKGESSGQEQHLVDFRYDCDQDTVLVQVDQKGVACHTGRRNCFYLAVRDGAETIIAEPEVSVETLYGAKH, from the coding sequence ATGAGCAATAATTTTGCCGCAATCGCCGACCGTTTGAAATTCAACGAACAGGGACTGATCCCGGCCATTGCCCAGCAGCATGACAGCGGCGAAGTTCTGATGATGGCATGGATGAACCGGGATGCCGTGATAGAGACGTTAAGCACCGGGCGTGTGTGTTATTTTTCGCGCTCGCGCGGGAAATTGTGGCGCAAGGGCGAAAGCTCCGGCCAGGAACAGCATCTCGTTGATTTCCGCTATGATTGCGATCAGGACACCGTGCTGGTGCAGGTCGACCAGAAAGGTGTTGCCTGCCATACCGGGCGGCGCAACTGTTTTTACCTTGCCGTACGCGACGGGGCCGAAACCATTATTGCAGAACCCGAAGTGTCGGTTGAAACGCTTTATGGTGCCAAGCACTAG
- a CDS encoding polysaccharide lyase, with the protein MSGTSRLCVIAGTLLVFGAVTFAGISLRPGQGHANANLPVQKTTVASPDAVDRGNFGPFVRSLNDRPYGYQLVADPAIAAGGANAALAPRLVERFEVRPGDCGGDNAIDCGRDRERSELSERGDRNPQGSTYWYRWSLYIPKDFVDVSPTKVALGQFHQEGSHPAWMFEVDGAGYHLDDHVTTRKPRYHTLIKGASLRGRWHDIVVFAHWAKDDSGVLRVWADGSLKFDYQGPTMTAERVYFKYGLYRSFVSRYQNANETDRVPAQTVYFANVSRAENRADLTQ; encoded by the coding sequence ATGTCGGGCACTTCACGGTTATGCGTCATCGCGGGAACATTGCTGGTGTTTGGCGCAGTTACGTTTGCGGGCATATCGCTCCGCCCGGGGCAGGGCCATGCCAACGCCAACCTGCCGGTGCAAAAGACAACCGTCGCATCGCCCGATGCAGTGGATCGCGGTAATTTTGGTCCCTTTGTCCGTTCCCTGAATGACCGACCCTATGGCTATCAACTGGTGGCGGACCCTGCCATTGCCGCAGGGGGTGCCAATGCCGCCCTTGCCCCCCGGCTGGTTGAACGGTTTGAAGTTCGCCCCGGTGATTGTGGGGGGGATAACGCCATTGATTGTGGCCGCGATCGTGAACGTTCGGAACTTAGCGAACGTGGCGACCGCAACCCACAAGGCAGCACCTACTGGTATCGCTGGTCACTTTATATTCCCAAGGATTTTGTCGATGTCAGCCCGACCAAGGTTGCATTGGGCCAGTTCCATCAGGAAGGCAGCCATCCAGCCTGGATGTTCGAGGTGGATGGGGCCGGGTATCATCTTGATGACCATGTTACGACGCGCAAACCGCGTTATCACACCCTGATCAAGGGGGCGTCCCTGCGCGGGCGCTGGCATGATATTGTTGTATTCGCTCATTGGGCAAAGGACGATAGCGGTGTCTTGCGCGTTTGGGCCGATGGAAGCCTGAAATTTGACTATCAGGGACCAACCATGACAGCGGAACGGGTTTACTTCAAATACGGGTTATACCGGTCCTTTGTTTCGCGTTATCAAAATGCCAATGAAACTGACCGCGTCCCGGCCCAAACGGTTTATTTCGCCAATGTCAGTCGCGCGGAAAACCGGGCGGATTTGACGCAGTAA
- a CDS encoding GNAT family N-acetyltransferase, producing the protein MPEHTIHDKPVPMPPTAHAATATKREAAEAEMQETGDTAPDARLDRQDGAAADNTPFVTAEPDLVIERLSLKNGADCDAVIKLWYDGELIEESSTAKEDLQNCYESGRGSVLIARRAAKRPIIATVMVGHDGKSGWVHYLAVAKSLRGQGHGAVMLEMAENILSHVGLPKCRVHAATARAAKFYRRQGYRLTTAPVRSSHGDDDRYYEKRLSS; encoded by the coding sequence ATGCCTGAACATACCATCCATGACAAACCCGTTCCGATGCCGCCAACGGCCCACGCAGCGACCGCAACAAAGCGCGAGGCGGCTGAGGCTGAAATGCAGGAAACGGGCGATACAGCGCCAGATGCGCGCTTGGACAGGCAGGATGGCGCGGCAGCAGATAACACCCCCTTTGTCACCGCCGAGCCGGACCTTGTGATTGAGCGCCTGTCGCTAAAAAACGGGGCGGATTGCGACGCCGTGATCAAATTGTGGTATGATGGCGAACTGATTGAAGAAAGCAGCACGGCAAAAGAAGATTTGCAGAACTGTTATGAATCGGGTCGCGGGTCCGTTCTGATTGCAAGGCGGGCAGCAAAACGCCCGATCATTGCCACCGTCATGGTGGGGCATGATGGCAAAAGCGGCTGGGTGCATTATCTGGCGGTGGCGAAATCGCTACGTGGTCAGGGCCACGGGGCCGTGATGCTGGAAATGGCGGAAAACATACTTAGCCATGTTGGCCTGCCCAAATGCAGGGTGCATGCGGCAACCGCGCGTGCGGCCAAATTCTATCGCCGTCAGGGCTATCGCCTGACAACCGCGCCGGTCCGGTCATCCCATGGGGATGATGACCGGTATTATGAAAAAAGGTTATCTTCATGA
- a CDS encoding iron chelate uptake ABC transporter family permease subunit, translating into MDSFLLRAVTGGVLLALVCGPFGTFIVWRRMAFFGDTLAHSALLGVAVGLLFGIDVRFGMIMTCLMAALLLALGQRQSKLGSDTVLGMLAHSTLALGMVALAFVQGVAVDIMAYLFGDILAINTTDLWLLGLGGGAAVAALVAMWRSLLALTVSPEIAAAEGVPVERLRLVFMLLMALVIGIAIKIVGVLLITALLIVPAASARFFSRTPEQMAIGAALFGVAAVLAGITLSWHIDSPAGPSIVISAAGLFLVSSAIAPLLRRLVRLSA; encoded by the coding sequence ATGGATAGTTTCCTGCTTCGCGCGGTAACAGGTGGTGTGTTGCTGGCACTGGTTTGTGGGCCGTTTGGCACCTTTATTGTCTGGCGGCGCATGGCCTTTTTTGGCGATACGCTGGCCCATTCGGCCCTGCTGGGGGTTGCTGTGGGCCTGTTATTTGGCATTGATGTGCGCTTTGGCATGATCATGACCTGCCTGATGGCAGCCTTGTTGCTGGCCCTTGGTCAACGGCAAAGCAAACTGGGCAGTGATACGGTTTTGGGTATGCTGGCCCATTCAACCCTTGCCCTTGGTATGGTGGCGCTGGCTTTTGTTCAGGGCGTTGCGGTCGATATTATGGCCTATCTGTTTGGCGATATCCTGGCGATCAACACCACCGACCTTTGGTTGCTGGGCCTTGGCGGCGGGGCGGCGGTTGCAGCCCTGGTTGCCATGTGGCGGTCTTTGCTGGCATTAACCGTTTCCCCCGAAATTGCCGCCGCTGAAGGTGTGCCGGTCGAACGTTTGCGCCTTGTTTTTATGCTGCTGATGGCGCTGGTCATTGGCATTGCGATTAAAATTGTTGGTGTATTGCTGATCACGGCACTTTTGATTGTGCCCGCAGCCAGTGCACGGTTTTTTTCGCGCACGCCTGAACAAATGGCCATTGGTGCCGCCCTGTTCGGCGTGGCGGCGGTTCTGGCCGGCATTACCCTGTCCTGGCATATCGATAGTCCGGCAGGGCCCAGCATCGTTATTTCGGCGGCTGGCCTGTTTTTGGTCAGTAGTGCTATTGCTCCGTTATTGCGTCGCCTGGTGCGGTTATCGGCCTGA
- a CDS encoding Fur family transcriptional regulator, with amino-acid sequence MTDLFPKKGHDHGRCIDSALRQAEDVAEANNARFTDMRRRVFTLIWQSHKAITAYELLDSLQAEGVRAQPPTVYRALEFLVGLGLIHRIESLNAYFGCDMPHHEHLGQYFICRNCGRVAEAVNDDMSDAVRAAASAVGFRIEATTIEIKGLCHDCATH; translated from the coding sequence ATGACGGACCTTTTCCCTAAAAAGGGGCATGATCACGGTCGCTGTATTGATAGCGCCCTTCGGCAGGCAGAAGACGTTGCCGAAGCCAACAATGCCCGCTTTACCGACATGCGTCGCCGCGTTTTCACCCTGATCTGGCAGTCGCACAAGGCCATTACCGCCTATGAATTGCTCGATTCCCTGCAGGCTGAAGGGGTGCGTGCCCAGCCGCCCACGGTTTACCGGGCGCTGGAATTTCTGGTGGGTTTGGGGCTGATCCACCGTATTGAATCGCTCAATGCGTATTTTGGCTGCGATATGCCGCATCACGAACATCTGGGGCAGTATTTTATCTGCCGCAATTGCGGGCGGGTTGCCGAGGCCGTCAATGATGATATGAGCGATGCCGTCCGTGCCGCTGCCAGCGCCGTTGGTTTCCGTATCGAGGCCACCACAATTGAAATCAAGGGATTATGCCATGACTGCGCCACTCATTGA
- a CDS encoding GNAT family N-acetyltransferase, giving the protein MTAKKPGKLDVTITYLEMTHQPDRPPAIVPPGKVAIVRAENPTISFYRYLYNTVGEPWLWWYRRGLKDNELEPILSSLENHVYVLYVGGVPAGYAELSLILLEDERTIDLSYMGLIPDFIGKGYGKYLLNWAVDTAWSFSPRRLTVNTCSMDHPSALGAYQRAGFTVYDQQTEIIDDPRDTGLIPASVTLANKTGTVKAQKDNEFDNSDTLIVDFPDRAR; this is encoded by the coding sequence ATGACTGCGAAAAAACCGGGAAAACTGGACGTCACCATTACCTATCTGGAAATGACGCACCAGCCCGATCGCCCGCCAGCGATTGTACCACCGGGAAAGGTTGCCATTGTTCGGGCGGAAAACCCGACCATTTCGTTTTACCGTTACCTTTATAATACGGTCGGTGAACCCTGGCTGTGGTGGTATCGGCGTGGTTTGAAAGATAACGAGCTGGAACCGATTCTCTCCAGCCTCGAAAACCATGTTTATGTGCTTTATGTTGGCGGGGTTCCGGCTGGTTATGCCGAACTCAGCCTGATCCTGCTGGAAGATGAACGCACTATTGACCTTTCCTATATGGGGCTGATCCCCGATTTTATTGGCAAGGGATATGGCAAATACCTGCTAAACTGGGCGGTTGACACCGCCTGGAGCTTCTCGCCGCGCCGCCTGACGGTAAATACCTGCTCGATGGACCATCCATCCGCATTAGGGGCTTATCAACGGGCCGGCTTTACGGTATATGACCAGCAAACAGAGATTATCGATGATCCGCGTGATACGGGGCTTATTCCCGCCAGCGTAACCCTGGCGAACAAGACGGGCACAGTAAAAGCGCAAAAAGATAACGAATTTGACAATTCGGATACTTTGATCGTTGACTTTCCCGACCGCGCAAGGTAA
- a CDS encoding aldo/keto reductase → MITRDIHGVSIPALGFGTFQLDPQAAETMVAKAAEIGYRHFDTAQMYHNEEGVGRGLKASGLARDDYFLTTKVWSDQFQSGDLQTSVVESLRKLDLNHVDLLLLHWPNDDIPLEETIAALNEVRNLGMTKHIGISNFPTALIEKAVKYSNLPLLCNQVEYHPYLSQKTVLDCLKKHDMLLTAYCPLARAEVLKDDTLIAIGKEHGKSATQVTLRWLVQQDHVMAIPKSGSPKNAKANFDIFDFELSQDEMAKISNLARPDGRMIDPEFAPKWDDAA, encoded by the coding sequence ATGATCACACGTGACATTCACGGAGTTTCGATACCTGCGCTTGGTTTTGGCACATTCCAGCTTGATCCCCAGGCCGCCGAAACCATGGTGGCAAAGGCCGCCGAGATTGGTTATCGCCATTTCGACACCGCACAGATGTATCACAACGAGGAAGGTGTTGGCCGTGGCCTTAAGGCGAGCGGCCTTGCCCGTGACGATTATTTTCTGACCACCAAAGTCTGGTCCGACCAGTTCCAGAGCGGCGATTTGCAGACATCGGTTGTTGAATCCCTGCGCAAGCTGGATTTGAACCATGTCGATCTATTGCTACTGCATTGGCCCAATGACGATATCCCGCTGGAAGAAACCATTGCCGCGCTAAACGAAGTGCGCAATCTGGGCATGACCAAACATATTGGTATTTCCAACTTCCCCACCGCCCTGATCGAAAAGGCGGTGAAATACAGCAACCTGCCGCTTTTGTGCAACCAGGTCGAATATCACCCGTATCTGTCGCAAAAGACGGTGCTGGATTGCCTGAAAAAGCATGACATGCTGCTGACCGCCTATTGCCCGCTGGCCCGTGCCGAGGTGCTGAAAGACGACACGCTGATCGCGATTGGCAAGGAACATGGTAAATCGGCGACACAGGTGACGCTGCGCTGGCTGGTGCAGCAGGATCATGTCATGGCCATTCCCAAATCGGGATCGCCCAAAAATGCCAAGGCCAATTTCGACATTTTCGATTTCGAGCTGAGCCAGGATGAAATGGCGAAAATCAGCAATCTGGCCCGCCCGGATGGCCGCATGATTGACCCCGAATTCGCCCCGAAATGGGATGATGCCGCCTAA
- the metC gene encoding cystathionine beta-lyase, with protein sequence MSANKDFKSSTRLVHAGRRSREYHGVVNPPVLHASTILFENLEALDKASPFPHGSDFYGRHGTPTRYLLEEAVAELEGGYGTLCVSSGVAAITNSILAFVKPGDHVLITDSTYYPTRNLANTFLKKFGVEVEYYDPTIGGDISALIRDNTTVVWCESPGSLTFEMQDIPAIAKAAHAKNAKVLLDNTWAAPTLCRPFELGVDVSIQAGTKYIVGHSDVMMGTITAATEEDFITCKKQVILSGDSIGPDDCYLAQRGLRTLNVRLRQHHESGLAIAKWLQGRPEVSRVLHPGLPDDPGHAIWKRDFIGASGLFSFVLHPVERPQLAKMVDHMDLFGMGFSWGGFESLLLPSDPKNIRTATTWNDPGQLVRIHVGLEDTDDLIADLAAGFERLKSA encoded by the coding sequence ATGTCGGCTAACAAAGATTTCAAATCCTCGACACGGCTGGTTCATGCCGGGCGCCGATCCCGCGAATATCACGGTGTGGTCAACCCGCCGGTTTTGCATGCATCAACCATCCTGTTTGAAAACCTTGAAGCCCTGGACAAGGCATCACCCTTCCCGCATGGCAGCGATTTTTATGGCCGTCATGGCACGCCGACCCGCTATCTTCTGGAAGAAGCCGTAGCCGAGCTTGAAGGCGGTTATGGCACGCTGTGCGTTTCATCGGGCGTTGCGGCGATTACCAATTCGATTCTGGCCTTTGTCAAACCGGGTGACCATGTGCTGATCACGGACAGCACCTATTACCCGACCCGTAACCTTGCCAATACGTTTTTGAAAAAATTCGGCGTCGAGGTTGAATATTACGACCCGACCATTGGTGGCGATATCAGCGCGCTGATCCGTGATAATACCACTGTCGTCTGGTGCGAAAGCCCTGGTTCGCTGACCTTTGAAATGCAGGATATTCCCGCGATTGCCAAGGCGGCACATGCGAAAAATGCCAAGGTCCTGCTTGATAACACCTGGGCGGCACCAACCCTTTGCCGCCCGTTTGAACTGGGTGTGGATGTATCGATCCAGGCCGGGACCAAATATATCGTCGGCCATTCCGATGTGATGATGGGCACCATCACCGCCGCCACCGAAGAAGATTTTATTACCTGCAAAAAGCAGGTCATTCTTTCGGGCGATTCCATTGGCCCGGATGACTGTTATCTGGCGCAGCGCGGCCTTCGTACGCTTAATGTGCGCCTGCGCCAGCATCATGAATCGGGCCTTGCCATTGCCAAATGGCTACAGGGTCGCCCCGAAGTCAGCCGGGTGTTGCATCCGGGCCTGCCGGATGATCCGGGACATGCGATCTGGAAGCGCGATTTTATTGGTGCCAGCGGCCTGTTTTCCTTTGTCCTGCACCCGGTGGAACGCCCGCAGCTTGCCAAAATGGTGGACCATATGGACCTGTTTGGCATGGGCTTTAGCTGGGGCGGGTTTGAAAGCCTGCTTTTGCCGTCCGACCCGAAAAATATCCGCACTGCCACCACATGGAACGACCCCGGCCAGCTGGTCCGTATTCATGTCGGGCTTGAAGATACCGACGATCTGATCGCCGATCTGGCAGCCGGATTTGAACGCCTGAAATCGGCCTGA
- the znuC gene encoding zinc ABC transporter ATP-binding protein ZnuC — translation MTAPLIEGQDLTLSFGGEAVLDHVSLAIFAGEIMTLIGPNGAGKSTLVKALLGLQAVEGGRVTRKPGLRVGYVPQKLAIDRVLPMTVKRFLNLTHHASLSDRVDALKQVGASHVLNSQIGDLSGGETQRVMLARALLRKPDLLVLDEPTQGVDVAGQADLYRLIETIRKEQGCAVLMISHDLHLVMAKTDKVVCFNRHVCCSGLPETVRQHPEYRSLFGYRAADAIGIYHHEHDHEHDLSGQVVGGCGHDHSHDHNHDHGHDHSHSHHHDHDASRAKEHLNG, via the coding sequence ATGACTGCGCCACTCATTGAGGGGCAGGATCTGACGCTTTCCTTTGGCGGGGAAGCGGTGCTAGATCATGTCAGTCTGGCGATTTTCGCAGGCGAGATCATGACCCTGATCGGCCCGAACGGCGCGGGGAAATCCACGCTGGTCAAGGCGCTGTTGGGGTTGCAGGCCGTTGAAGGCGGCCGTGTCACGCGCAAGCCCGGCCTGCGCGTGGGTTATGTACCGCAAAAGCTGGCCATTGATCGTGTGCTGCCCATGACGGTGAAGCGGTTTTTGAACCTGACACATCATGCATCACTGTCAGACCGCGTCGATGCCTTAAAACAGGTTGGTGCCAGCCATGTGCTGAACAGCCAGATCGGCGATCTTTCCGGCGGGGAAACCCAGCGTGTGATGCTGGCGCGTGCCCTTTTGCGCAAACCTGATTTACTGGTGCTTGATGAACCAACGCAGGGCGTTGACGTTGCCGGGCAGGCAGACCTTTACCGTCTGATTGAAACCATCCGCAAGGAACAGGGGTGTGCGGTTCTGATGATTTCGCATGATCTGCATCTGGTGATGGCGAAAACCGACAAGGTTGTCTGTTTTAACCGCCATGTCTGTTGTTCCGGCCTGCCCGAAACCGTGCGCCAGCACCCGGAATATCGGTCGCTGTTTGGCTATCGTGCGGCGGATGCCATTGGTATTTACCACCACGAACATGACCATGAACATGATTTGTCGGGGCAGGTTGTTGGTGGTTGCGGCCATGATCACAGCCATGACCATAACCACGATCATGGACACGACCATAGCCATTCACATCATCACGACCATGATGCATCGCGCGCAAAGGAGCATTTGAATGGATAG
- a CDS encoding threonine ammonia-lyase, whose amino-acid sequence MIQLQDFRTARRLISPHMRVTPVFAIGKPDFGAGIHQGANVPELYLKLENLQVSGSFKARGAMNAALNLDDDVRQKGLVTASGGNHGMGVINAARVLGVPVKIFLPTNTPKPKVAKLRKSGVDVALVGAVWDEANHAAMAHARETGMAYIHPFADPNVIAGQGTIALELLEQQADLDTLVIAVGGGGLISGVASAARMIRPGIRIVGVEPMGAPTLFESLKKNEVVALPAVNTAATSLAPRQSSALNVDLIGKNVDRIVLVSDDEMRNAAGWMWRELGLSVELSAAAGMAAVMQNRLGEGDMGKTGIIVCGTGTDGQ is encoded by the coding sequence GTGATTCAGCTTCAGGACTTTCGGACAGCGCGCCGTCTGATTTCGCCCCATATGCGGGTGACGCCGGTTTTTGCCATTGGCAAACCTGATTTTGGTGCCGGCATCCATCAGGGTGCAAATGTGCCTGAACTGTATTTGAAACTGGAAAACCTTCAGGTGTCCGGCTCTTTCAAGGCGCGCGGCGCGATGAATGCCGCCCTTAACCTGGATGATGATGTGCGCCAGAAGGGCCTTGTTACCGCATCGGGCGGTAATCATGGCATGGGAGTTATCAATGCCGCCCGGGTGCTGGGCGTGCCGGTCAAAATCTTTTTGCCCACCAATACGCCCAAGCCCAAGGTGGCAAAGTTGCGCAAATCGGGTGTTGATGTTGCCCTGGTTGGTGCTGTCTGGGACGAAGCCAACCATGCCGCCATGGCCCATGCCCGCGAAACTGGCATGGCCTATATCCACCCCTTTGCTGATCCCAATGTCATTGCCGGGCAGGGCACCATCGCGCTGGAGCTTCTTGAACAGCAGGCAGACCTCGATACTCTGGTGATTGCGGTTGGCGGTGGCGGGCTTATTTCCGGTGTGGCAAGTGCTGCACGCATGATCCGTCCGGGCATACGCATTGTCGGGGTGGAACCCATGGGCGCACCAACCCTGTTTGAAAGCCTGAAGAAAAACGAAGTCGTCGCCCTGCCTGCCGTCAATACGGCGGCAACCAGCCTGGCCCCGCGTCAGTCATCGGCGCTGAATGTTGATTTGATCGGTAAAAATGTCGATCGCATCGTTCTGGTATCTGACGATGAAATGCGCAATGCCGCAGGCTGGATGTGGCGCGAACTTGGCCTGTCGGTCGAACTCTCCGCCGCTGCGGGCATGGCTGCTGTCATGCAAAACCGCCTGGGCGAGGGGGATATGGGCAAAACCGGCATTATCGTGTGTGGCACCGGTACAGACGGGCAATAA